The Prionailurus bengalensis isolate Pbe53 chromosome D2, Fcat_Pben_1.1_paternal_pri, whole genome shotgun sequence genome window below encodes:
- the PDCD4 gene encoding programmed cell death protein 4 isoform X1 → MDVENEQILNVNPTDPDNLSDSLFSGDEENAGTEEIKNEINGNWISASSINEARINAKAKRRLRKNSSRDSGRGDSVSDNGSEALRSGVTVPTSPKGRLLDRRSRSGKGRGLPKKGGAGGKGVWGTPGQVYDVEEVDVKDPNYDDDQENCVYETVVLPLDETAFEKTLTPIIQEYFEHGDTNEVAEMLRDLNLGEMKSGVPVLAVSLALEGKASHREMTSKLLSDLCGTVMSTNDVEKSFDKLLKDLPELALDTPRAPQLVGQFIARAVGDGILCNTYIDSYKGTVDCVQARAALDKATVLLSMSKGGKRKDSVWGSGGGQQSVNHLVKEIDMLLKEYLLSGDISEAEHCLKELEVPHFHHELVYEAIVMVLESTGESAFKMILNLLKSLWKSSTITLDQMKRGYERIYNEIPDINLDVPHSYSVLERFVEECFQAGIISKQLRDLCPSRGRKRFVSEGDGGRLKPESY, encoded by the exons ATGGATGTAGAAAATGAGCAGATACTGAATGTAAACCCCACAG aTCCTGATAATTTAAGTGACTCTCTCTTTTCTGGTGATGAAGAAAATGCTGGgactgaggaaataaaaaatgagataaatggaAATTGGATTTCGGCATCCTCCATTAATGAAGCTAGAATTAATGCCAAGGCAAAAAGGCGCCTGAGGAAAAACTCATCCCGGGACTCTGGCAGAGGCGATTCAGTCAGTGATAATGGAAGTGAAGCCCTTAGAAGTGGAGTAACTGTACCAACCAGTCCAAAGGGAAGGTTGCTAGATAGGCGATCCAGATCTGGGAAAGGAAGGGGACTGCCAAAGAAAG GTGGAGCAGGAGGCAAAGGTGTCTGGGGTACACCTGGACAGGTATATGATGTAGAGGAGGTGGATGTGAAAGATCCTAACTATGATGATGACCAG gAAAACTGTGTTTATGAAACTGTAGTTTTGCCTTTGGATGAAACAGCATTTGAGAAGACTTTAACACCAATCATACAGGAATATTTTGAGCATGGAGATACTAATGAAGTTGCG gaaatgcTAAGAGATTTAAATCTTGGTGAAATGAAAAGTGGAGTACCAGTGTTGGCAGTGTCCTTGGCATTGGAGGGAAAGGCTAGTCATAGAGAAATGACATCTAAGCTTCTTTCTGACCTGTGTGGGACAGTAATGAGCACAAATGatgtagaaaaatcatttgacaaattATTGAAAGATCTACCTGAATTGGCATTGGATACTCCTAGAGCACCACAG ttggtTGGCCAGTTTATTGCTAGAGCTGTTGGAGATGGAATTTTATGTAATACCTATATTGATAGTTACAAAGGAACTGTAGACTGTGTACAGGCTAG AGCTGCTCTGGACAAGGCTACTGTGCTTCTGAGTATGTCTAAAGGTGGAAAGCGCAAAGACAGTGTGTGGGGCTCTGGAGGTGGGCAGCAGTCTGTTAACCACCTTGTTAAAGAG atTGATATGCTGCTGAAAGAGTATTTACTCTCTGGAGATATATCTGAAGCTGAACATTGCCTTAAGGAACTGGAAGTACCTCATTTTCACCATGAGCTTGTATATGAA GCTATTGTAATGGTTTTAGAGTCAACTGGAGAAAGTGCATTTAAGatgattttgaatttattaaaatctctttggaaaTCTTCTACCATTACTCTAGACCAAATGAAAAGA gGTTATGAGAGAATTTACAATGAAATTCCAGACATTAATTTGGATGTCCCACATTCATACTCTGTGCTTGAACGATTTGTAGAAGAATGTTTTCAGGCTGGAATAATTTCCAAACAACTCAGAGATCTTTGTCCTTCaag GGGCAGAAAACGTTTTGTAAGTGAAGGAGATGGAGGTCGCCTTAAACCAGAGAGCTACTGA
- the PDCD4 gene encoding programmed cell death protein 4 isoform X2 yields the protein MDVENEQILNVNPTDPDNLSDSLFSGDEENAGTEEIKNEINGNWISASSINEARINAKAKRRLRKNSSRDSGRGDSVSDNGSEALRSGVTVPTSPKGRLLDRRSRSGKGRGLPKKGGAGGKGVWGTPGQVYDVEEVDVKDPNYDDDQENCVYETVVLPLDETAFEKTLTPIIQEYFEHGDTNEVAEMLRDLNLGEMKSGVPVLAVSLALEGKASHREMTSKLLSDLCGTVMSTNDVEKSFDKLLKDLPELALDTPRAPQIDMLLKEYLLSGDISEAEHCLKELEVPHFHHELVYEAIVMVLESTGESAFKMILNLLKSLWKSSTITLDQMKRGYERIYNEIPDINLDVPHSYSVLERFVEECFQAGIISKQLRDLCPSRGRKRFVSEGDGGRLKPESY from the exons ATGGATGTAGAAAATGAGCAGATACTGAATGTAAACCCCACAG aTCCTGATAATTTAAGTGACTCTCTCTTTTCTGGTGATGAAGAAAATGCTGGgactgaggaaataaaaaatgagataaatggaAATTGGATTTCGGCATCCTCCATTAATGAAGCTAGAATTAATGCCAAGGCAAAAAGGCGCCTGAGGAAAAACTCATCCCGGGACTCTGGCAGAGGCGATTCAGTCAGTGATAATGGAAGTGAAGCCCTTAGAAGTGGAGTAACTGTACCAACCAGTCCAAAGGGAAGGTTGCTAGATAGGCGATCCAGATCTGGGAAAGGAAGGGGACTGCCAAAGAAAG GTGGAGCAGGAGGCAAAGGTGTCTGGGGTACACCTGGACAGGTATATGATGTAGAGGAGGTGGATGTGAAAGATCCTAACTATGATGATGACCAG gAAAACTGTGTTTATGAAACTGTAGTTTTGCCTTTGGATGAAACAGCATTTGAGAAGACTTTAACACCAATCATACAGGAATATTTTGAGCATGGAGATACTAATGAAGTTGCG gaaatgcTAAGAGATTTAAATCTTGGTGAAATGAAAAGTGGAGTACCAGTGTTGGCAGTGTCCTTGGCATTGGAGGGAAAGGCTAGTCATAGAGAAATGACATCTAAGCTTCTTTCTGACCTGTGTGGGACAGTAATGAGCACAAATGatgtagaaaaatcatttgacaaattATTGAAAGATCTACCTGAATTGGCATTGGATACTCCTAGAGCACCACAG atTGATATGCTGCTGAAAGAGTATTTACTCTCTGGAGATATATCTGAAGCTGAACATTGCCTTAAGGAACTGGAAGTACCTCATTTTCACCATGAGCTTGTATATGAA GCTATTGTAATGGTTTTAGAGTCAACTGGAGAAAGTGCATTTAAGatgattttgaatttattaaaatctctttggaaaTCTTCTACCATTACTCTAGACCAAATGAAAAGA gGTTATGAGAGAATTTACAATGAAATTCCAGACATTAATTTGGATGTCCCACATTCATACTCTGTGCTTGAACGATTTGTAGAAGAATGTTTTCAGGCTGGAATAATTTCCAAACAACTCAGAGATCTTTGTCCTTCaag GGGCAGAAAACGTTTTGTAAGTGAAGGAGATGGAGGTCGCCTTAAACCAGAGAGCTACTGA
- the PDCD4 gene encoding programmed cell death protein 4 isoform X3 produces the protein MDVENEQILNVNPTGGAGGKGVWGTPGQVYDVEEVDVKDPNYDDDQENCVYETVVLPLDETAFEKTLTPIIQEYFEHGDTNEVAEMLRDLNLGEMKSGVPVLAVSLALEGKASHREMTSKLLSDLCGTVMSTNDVEKSFDKLLKDLPELALDTPRAPQLVGQFIARAVGDGILCNTYIDSYKGTVDCVQARAALDKATVLLSMSKGGKRKDSVWGSGGGQQSVNHLVKEIDMLLKEYLLSGDISEAEHCLKELEVPHFHHELVYEAIVMVLESTGESAFKMILNLLKSLWKSSTITLDQMKRGYERIYNEIPDINLDVPHSYSVLERFVEECFQAGIISKQLRDLCPSRGRKRFVSEGDGGRLKPESY, from the exons ATGGATGTAGAAAATGAGCAGATACTGAATGTAAACCCCACAG GTGGAGCAGGAGGCAAAGGTGTCTGGGGTACACCTGGACAGGTATATGATGTAGAGGAGGTGGATGTGAAAGATCCTAACTATGATGATGACCAG gAAAACTGTGTTTATGAAACTGTAGTTTTGCCTTTGGATGAAACAGCATTTGAGAAGACTTTAACACCAATCATACAGGAATATTTTGAGCATGGAGATACTAATGAAGTTGCG gaaatgcTAAGAGATTTAAATCTTGGTGAAATGAAAAGTGGAGTACCAGTGTTGGCAGTGTCCTTGGCATTGGAGGGAAAGGCTAGTCATAGAGAAATGACATCTAAGCTTCTTTCTGACCTGTGTGGGACAGTAATGAGCACAAATGatgtagaaaaatcatttgacaaattATTGAAAGATCTACCTGAATTGGCATTGGATACTCCTAGAGCACCACAG ttggtTGGCCAGTTTATTGCTAGAGCTGTTGGAGATGGAATTTTATGTAATACCTATATTGATAGTTACAAAGGAACTGTAGACTGTGTACAGGCTAG AGCTGCTCTGGACAAGGCTACTGTGCTTCTGAGTATGTCTAAAGGTGGAAAGCGCAAAGACAGTGTGTGGGGCTCTGGAGGTGGGCAGCAGTCTGTTAACCACCTTGTTAAAGAG atTGATATGCTGCTGAAAGAGTATTTACTCTCTGGAGATATATCTGAAGCTGAACATTGCCTTAAGGAACTGGAAGTACCTCATTTTCACCATGAGCTTGTATATGAA GCTATTGTAATGGTTTTAGAGTCAACTGGAGAAAGTGCATTTAAGatgattttgaatttattaaaatctctttggaaaTCTTCTACCATTACTCTAGACCAAATGAAAAGA gGTTATGAGAGAATTTACAATGAAATTCCAGACATTAATTTGGATGTCCCACATTCATACTCTGTGCTTGAACGATTTGTAGAAGAATGTTTTCAGGCTGGAATAATTTCCAAACAACTCAGAGATCTTTGTCCTTCaag GGGCAGAAAACGTTTTGTAAGTGAAGGAGATGGAGGTCGCCTTAAACCAGAGAGCTACTGA
- the BBIP1 gene encoding BBSome-interacting protein 1, which yields MAEVKSMFREVLPKQGQLSVEDITTMVLCKPKLLPLKSLTLEKLEKMQQAAQDTIRQQEMAEKEQQQITH from the exons ATGGCGGAAGTGAAGTCAATGTTCCGGGAAGTTCTTCCAAAACAAG GGCAGCTGTCTGTGGAAGATATAACCACAATGGTGCTGTGTAAACCCAAACTTTTACCCTTAAAATCTCTGACTCtggaaaaattggagaaaatgcAGCAAGCAGCCCAGGATACAATTCGCCAACAAGAAATGGCAGAAAAGGAACAACAGCAAATAACTCACTGA